In Planctomycetia bacterium, the following are encoded in one genomic region:
- the moxR gene encoding ATPase AAA, whose translation MATVSAADPAAKLNDDDVAAINRLGGVYQRLKKELGRVIIGQEETIERLTICLFARGHALLMGVPGLAKTLLVSKLAETVSLKFNRIQFTPDLMPMDITGTDILQETADGRREFHFVPGPVFANIVLADEINRAPPKTQAAMLEAMQEHKVTVVGKTSQLDPPFFVLATQNPVEQEGTYPLPEAQLDRFMFLIELDYPNEEEEVMIARSTTGNSIPSLEHVLNAAEIIDYQQIVRRVPVPDHIYHFAAKLVRKTRPRGETAPAWLKPLVSWGAGPRAVQNLILGAKSRAALAGSYMVRLEDIESVATPVLTHRLITTFAAQAEGIDAKQIVGRLVKETVAEQVG comes from the coding sequence ATGGCCACCGTGTCCGCCGCCGACCCCGCCGCCAAGCTCAATGATGACGACGTCGCCGCGATCAACCGGCTCGGCGGCGTCTATCAGCGGCTCAAGAAGGAGCTCGGCCGCGTGATCATCGGCCAGGAGGAGACGATCGAGCGGCTCACGATCTGCCTGTTCGCCCGCGGCCATGCCCTGCTGATGGGCGTTCCCGGCCTCGCCAAGACGCTGCTGGTCAGCAAGCTGGCCGAGACGGTGTCGCTGAAGTTCAACCGCATCCAGTTCACGCCCGACCTGATGCCGATGGACATCACCGGCACCGACATCCTCCAGGAGACGGCCGACGGCCGCCGGGAGTTTCACTTCGTTCCCGGGCCGGTGTTCGCCAACATCGTGCTCGCCGACGAGATCAACCGGGCCCCGCCGAAGACGCAGGCGGCGATGCTCGAGGCGATGCAGGAGCACAAGGTCACGGTCGTCGGCAAGACGTCGCAGCTCGATCCGCCGTTCTTCGTGCTCGCCACACAGAATCCGGTCGAGCAGGAAGGCACCTATCCGCTGCCCGAGGCCCAGCTCGACCGCTTCATGTTCCTCATTGAACTCGACTATCCGAACGAGGAAGAGGAGGTGATGATCGCCCGGAGCACGACGGGGAACTCGATCCCGTCGCTGGAGCACGTCCTGAACGCGGCCGAGATCATCGACTACCAGCAGATCGTGCGCCGCGTGCCGGTGCCGGACCACATCTACCATTTTGCCGCCAAGCTCGTGCGCAAGACGCGGCCGCGCGGCGAGACGGCACCCGCCTGGCTCAAGCCGCTGGTGTCGTGGGGTGCCGGGCCACGGGCCGTGCAAAACCTGATCCTCGGGGCCAAGTCGCGGGCGGCGCTCGCCGGCAGCTACATGGTCCGGCTCGAGGACATCGAGTCGGTGGCGACGCCGGTGCTCACGCACCGGCTGATCACCACGTTCGCAGCCCAGGCCGAAGGGATCGACGCCAAGCAGATCGTCGGCCGGCTGGTGAAGGAAACCGTCGCGGAGCAGGTGGGCTGA